The window CATTTGTATCTTTAGTGTTCCAAGTTCCAATAGATGAATTGTATGGTTGGAAACAGATCTAGTGAGCTGAGTGAATTAGTTGGAATAGATCACGTTGAACGATAttaagaagaaaaacaaaggtgCCTAGATATGTAGCTCAGATTGTAGCTGTAAAGGGTATCAGTTGCTCAGATCGCAGTCGTCCAACCTGTTTACTAAGAAAGATAGTTCGGGCAGGGCATTGTCGTAATTTACTTGGAGAAGTGGGCATCTTCTTTACAGGCAGACGGGAGAAACGGTTCAAGGAATCTTCTAAGCGAAGATGGTATGGAATTGACTGTTATACCCCTATGATCCACTGGTACACGGTTGAGAGGAGGTCCTCCTCCGCCTCCCAATTCCGGGAGAAATCTGGCCCCCCTTCGCCGCCGGAGGCTTCCTCTTGGTCTTGGTCGGTCGACGGGATGGAGTGCCGGAATGACGACTCTGCAGACCGGAAGGATGGCGACCGGGACGAGAGGTCCATGGAATCCATCAGACTCCCCCTCCTCCCTCCGCTGTCCATGGCCGCCCAGATCTCATTTCTCTGCGGAGATGGCCCCCTGTAGGCGGAGGTCGAAGCTTCGTAGTCCGATTGCTCCCAGATTCGCTCCATTGCCGCCTCCACATTCTCTTCCATCAGGTTAGCGATAGACGATCCGGTCGAGTAGAAGCGGCGGCGGGGTGGCGAAGCCAGAAGAGGGGGGAGAGATAAGTTCCTCGATTCGCCTCGCACTGAGCTTCCCCCTTGGCTTCCTGTGGTCGTCATTTTGACGTGACGCGCAGCTGTCGAAGGTGGCGGAAGCGGCGGAGATGCGACAGGGGCGCGGCAGAGAGGGCAGGACGGGGAGTTCCGGATCCATGTGTCGACGCATTCCGCGTGAAAGGCGTGGCTGCAGGTGGGAAGGCGGCGGATATGCTCGTCAGGGAGGAAGGAGTGGAGACAGACAGCACAGTCAGGAGAGGATTTGGAGTGCGCGGCGAGGGAGGAGCTGAGCTCCAGGAGAGAGAGGTGGGAGACGATCGGCGCCGAGTTGTTGTTGTTCTTGTTGGTTAGCTCCTCGGGGGCGGAATCGGATGGATCGGTGCGAGAGAGGACAGGAGCGGGGGCGACCAGAGCGGAAGAGCGTCGGAGGCGGAGGCCGAGGCGGATGAAGAGGCAAACGACGAAACTGAAGCCGAGGATGGCTGTGATGATGAGAAGCGTCGAGCCCAAAGATatcgaagaggaggaggaggcgggcGGTGGGAAGTTGTTCGGATCAACCGCTAGCGGCAGGGGATCGACGATAACAAACGGTGGCGGAGGCGGCGGAGGGAGACCGTCCATGGCGGATGCGGAGGCGCAGGTGGAGGCTTTGGGCATTAAATACGGATATAGAAGATGCTTCTGCTTCGGTGACTTCCGCCACCACTTTGCCGTTTACGTACTAAAACACCTATTGCTTTCCCttaaaaaaagagaaattttgattccttaaatagtatttttttttttgacgaaTTTAAATACATTCTTTGTTTTATAGAAACTTTAGTATATTGTCTACTTAATAAGTAACATTAATGtccttaaaaaatattaatttaaaatttgatgacgtgttagatttatttaaaatcaaacTGCATTTCCCTTAAACATGCTAAATTCGTTACAATATTGGAACTTTATGCTTATTTATAAAGTGGTTTAGGTTCATTGTTACTTCGTTTTAGAgtaaagttttgtttctagcaaaTTTTCATCGAGCAGAAGGATATTTAAATCGATACGAAAGGAACTTAGAGTGATATTATTGTCTCGAATATTTAGCTTATTTATATCGTACATTTTAATCAACTTGTCTAATATACTTGCCCAAATCAATTACTCCAAAATACTCGCTTGGCCTGCTCAAACCAATAAATTCTTGCTCCACTTGATAGGCCAATTGGAATTCTCTCCTGAGTAATTCAGTCTTACACAAGTTTTTCAGCcatcaaaataaatttataaagtaTAAATGGATTATGACGGGCAATTCAACATCCCGAGTAATTTGCACACAATAGACATATATAGTATTCTATATGAATTTTGAACCCTCGTTGTATGAGTATACATTTTACTTTTTATCATTATACCGTGTCTATGGAGGGGGAGAGATCTTCTAGACCGCGTTTCCTTGATCTGCCCCTGGACCACACTGGTGATATAAAATCTCCCTCACGTGTAAAACACCTGCACGCACCAACTCGGAAAAGCCCTAACCTCTCTCTCGCCCTCCAGCGTCGCTCAACACGAAAAGCGCCGCTCTCGACCTCcagcgccgaagccctagccCCGTCGCCTCCCTCCAACGTCGAAGCCCTAGCCCCGTAGCCTCCCTCCCTCcagcgccgaagccctagcctcgTCACCTCCCTCCAGCGTCGAAACCCTAGCCTCGTTGCCTCCCTCCCGCGACCTCGAGCGCCGACCTCCAGCGGCCTCCAGCATCGCGACGACCTCCCTCCTGCGGCCTCCAGCGACCTTCGCGACCTCCAGCCCCCGCAACGACCTCCAGCGGCCCCCTCCAGCGACCTCAGCAACATCCAGTGCATTGCCGACCTCCCTCTCGCTGCCTCCACCTCCAGTGCATCCCTACAAAGTGTTCCTAGTTTCCCCAACGTACACGTCAATACTTTATCTCTATATAGCACTTAATCAGATTGCCCCATTTATCAGTTAATTCTTACAAAGTGCTCCTATTTAGACTTGAACAATCACCAACTTACATCATGGtttttttcactttttaattCTGTACCTTGCATGTTCTACGCTAGTAGTGTTTCACAAGCAGTCGCATGTGTATCTTTTAGCAATTGTTCAATTTGGATTCCTGCTTTTCCCTTGCAGTTTATTTTCCTAGCTATTTTGAGAGAGATGTTTGCTTCTGACACAGTAATGGATTTCAACCAAATTCAAATAGTAATTTGTTGAATTTTTTAGTTGTTGTTGAAAAACTTGTCATTTATTCTTGTTTGTGATGTTTAAACTTGTCATTTATTTTGAGTTTGAGTTGCTGTTACCAAATCCTTTGAACTATAGTTGATTTAGTTAAAGAGTGTTGGCTTTGGGGATTTTGTTGGATTCTGTGATGTTTATATTATCTGTGGAGCAGGATGTTTACGTTTCTTAGTTTGTAAAAGCaatgcatgctttaatgaatTAGACTCATGATATGTTGATATGGGCAACAGGTAGTAAGTGTTCTATTTTATATAGGAATGTGTTCTATTGGCCTCTATTAGGATTTAATTTCCAGATCTGAATTTTTGTAAGTATGTTCATAAGTTCTTATTTGTGCTATTGATCCTTCTCAGAAGAAATCCTTTAAACTATAGTTAATTTAGTTAAAGGTATTACAATTCGTGTTAGATGCCCTTGAGTTGCTATTTTTTAAATATCTTATTTTGATTATCTGATTTATAGGCAGTTTTGATTATCAAATTAAAtatcttaatttaattatataatttatgtttttttttgcaTGTTAGTGTTGTTCAGgtacaaggaaagaaaatcaTGGCAACTGACTCTTCATCAGCATCATCTTTCACTCGAAGACGTATGAACGATGAGCAATGTGACACTCCACATATATTATGTCATTGTGGGTTACGAGCTACTCTCCAAACATCATGGACGGAATCTAATCCAGGAAGGTGATTTTTTTCATGTCCAAAATATAGAATAAGTTTTCGTTATATCAACACGGTATTGTGAGTTTT is drawn from Zingiber officinale cultivar Zhangliang chromosome 1B, Zo_v1.1, whole genome shotgun sequence and contains these coding sequences:
- the LOC121970343 gene encoding RING-H2 finger protein ATL5-like yields the protein MPKASTCASASAMDGLPPPPPPPFVIVDPLPLAVDPNNFPPPASSSSSISLGSTLLIITAILGFSFVVCLFIRLGLRLRRSSALVAPAPVLSRTDPSDSAPEELTNKNNNNSAPIVSHLSLLELSSSLAAHSKSSPDCAVCLHSFLPDEHIRRLPTCSHAFHAECVDTWIRNSPSCPLCRAPVASPPLPPPSTAARHVKMTTTGSQGGSSVRGESRNLSLPPLLASPPRRRFYSTGSSIANLMEENVEAAMERIWEQSDYEASTSAYRGPSPQRNEIWAAMDSGGRRGSLMDSMDLSSRSPSFRSAESSFRHSIPSTDQDQEEASGGEGGPDFSRNWEAEEDLLSTVYQWIIGV